In the Nitrospirota bacterium genome, GTTTTTCATTCGTCATCGATAGCGTCCAGGTGCTCCATGAGTTGTCTTTCCTGTCTTTCGTATTCCTCGGCGCTGATTTCATCCAGCTCAAATCTTAACTGTAGTTGCATGAGTTTTTCACGGATAAGGTCGGCGTCGGACAACTCCCTTTCGGCTATCTCATTGACCTTTCTGAACACACCCACCAGCCCCTTGAAAGGCAGAAGCAGGAGATTATCTATTAGAAACACTTTTCTTAAACCTCCCATTCTTCAGGGTGGATGGTAATGTTGGCGAAATTATAAGGGGGGATATTACCCACATACAGGAATTTGACCCTGCCCTCATACATCTTTCCGATGTCCTCCATCAAATTGTCAAACTCTTTTTCTCTGCCCTTGTCCACCAGAAAAGCGGCATTCAGAAACATTCCACCGCCGTAAGTCCTGTTAACCCTGTAATCAACCGCCGCCTTTTTCAGCACAGCCAATACCGCCTCTGCCTCCCTGTTCTTTTTCCTTTCCAGCGCCTGCTCTACCATACCGCCAATCGCTATCTTTGCCTCGGTGTTTTTTCTGCCAGAATCGTTTTGGAGCTTTTCTTTTAGGCATTGGATTTCCCTGTTTTCCTTCAGTATCTCCTTAAAGACAGTGTCCATATTTTTCCATACGGACTTCACGCTCAACTCTACCTTATAGTCCATGTCTTTCAGCAGGCACTTGAACTCCCTCTGTCTTGTCTCCAAGAGGTTCTGTATTTTTCCGGTGCTCGGTGCTATAGTGCAGAACCTCACGGGCAGGACCGTAAACTCCTTCATTACCTCCTCAACCACCCTTTCATGAGCAAGCACATTGTCTCTGCTTACTGCATACCTTGTTTCAGTGGTATTGCTGACAACCATGCTTAAATCGCCACAGCCCTCGGTAATGACCTCATCCCCTCTGCCTCCAATGCCGATAGGGCCAAAATTCCGTTGCAGTGCCGTCTGAGCTATGCAATAAATGTATTTTGCTTTCTTTTGCACAGCTACCTGCCCATCCTGACTGCGATGAAATCCTGAGCCGTTCCTGTAATGCCACCGCTCTGTTTGAGGAGGCAATACTCAATCAGCAACTTGTATGCCCTGTTTATCTCAGTGAACCGACTCTCTGCCTCGGGTCTTCCTTGATTTACATCAGGATGGTAAAGTGGGGCAAGGTTCCTGTATGCCTTTTTGACGCTATTCTCGGTGAGAGCATCGCTTTTCAGGCATAATATTTTTTTTGCCTGGTTAACCTCTTCAATGCAGACCTTTCTAACCTCGGCTGTGTAGAAACTGTATGCAGGCAGAGGCCCGACACACCTGAAGTTTATTTTCCCGGCGTAAAGCTCCGATAGGGCATCCAGCCTTCTTTCAAATTCAGACCTTTTGCCCCTGTCTATGAGGAAAGCAGCATTGGTTATCATGCCTTCGTCAGCCAGCGCATGTCTTTTAAGGAAGAGTTCGGGTTCGGCTTCTGTCAGAGCCGCCTCACTTAAGTTGTCCTCTATTTCAGAGGCAAGTCTTTCTCTCTCTCTATCCCAGAGGTTCTTGATGAACCTGCCTATTTTTATCCGTTCTTCAAGAGATGTCCCTCCCGGTCGGGACATCAGTTGTTCCTTTAGTTCTTTTACTTCCCGTCCATTGCCGATTTCCTTAATAGCCGAGTCGAGGTCGCTGCATACAGCCGTCACTTCCATCTCTATCCGGTTGCCAAGCTCCCTGAATGCCCGCTTGAACGCCCCGTATCCTCCGAAAAGAAGTTCTTCTACTTCCTGTGTATTAAGGGCATAAGTGCCCAGTTTCACGGGGATAACGGTGCAGGAATCCATAATCCCCTCCATTACCTGCTGATGCCTGAGCAGATGCCTTGCCACAATATCTTTGGTCAGAGTGTTATAGTCAACTATCTCTGAGTCGCTTACAACCGCGGAAATGTCCTGATGAGGGATTGCGTAAACCTCTCTATCGGAATTAAAGACCTTTCCCTCCGTGGACTCAATAATGCCGTAGATGTATTTGCCTTCCATCTTAATACCTTTCTGCCTGCTCGCGGAGCAACTTAACCGCCTCCTCAAAATGTCTCTTTGAGATTAGAAGCTCGCCTGCTCCCTGATTTATATGTTCTCTTATCGCAAGTATGGATGCCTTTCGGCAGATAAAACTGATATCAGAGCCGACCATGTCATTGGTTCGTTCTGCCATCTCGTGTAAATCTATGTCTTTGTCCATGGGCTTGCCTCTGGTGTGGATTTCAAATATCTTAAGCCTGGTCTCCGCATCAGGGACAGGCAGTTCAAGCAAGAGGTCGAACCTACCGCTTCTAAGCAGTGCCGGGTCTATTATGTCCAGCCTGTTGGTTGCGGCCAAAACCAGGACACCCTTCAATTCTTCTATGCCGTCCATCTCTGTCAGGAACTGGCTTATGACCCTTTCGGTCACATGGGCATCTGCAATGCCCGCTTCTCTTCTGGGCACAAGGCTATCTATCTCGTCGAAAAACAATATTGTCGGTGATGCCTGTTTTGCTTTCTTGAATATCTCCCTGATGGCCTTTTCGCTTTCACCGATGTACTTTGAAATCAGACTCGGGCCTTTGACCGCAATGAAGTTGACCCCGCTTTCGTTAGCCACTGCCTTGGCTATCAGGGTCTTTCCTGTGCCGGGGACACCGTAAAGCATTATTCCCTTCGGTGGATTGGTTCCTGCTGTTTTGAACATCTCAGGGTATTTCAAAGGCCACTCAACCGCCTCTTTCAGTTCCTGTCTTATATCCTCAAGCCCACCCACATCCGTCCATTTCACATCCGGAACTTCTACGAAGACCTCTCTTATGGCTGAGGGCTCGACCTCTTTCATCGCCTCGATGAAGTTGTCCATTGTTACCTGAAGTCCCATGAGTGTCTCATAGGGTATGTCGGCCATCTCAAAATCTATCTCGGGTATGATTTTCCTCAATGCCGACATTGCCGCCTCTCTGACAAGTGCTTCGAGGTCGGCGCCGACAAAGCCGTGGGTAATCTCGGCAAGTTTGCCTATATCGACATCCTCGGCAAAAGGCATACTCCTGGTATGGATGTTCAGTATCTCCAGTCTGCCGTTTTTGTCCGGGATGGGGATGGAGATTTCCCTGTCGAACCTGCCCGGCCGCCTCAGGGCAGGGTCTATGACATTAGGGATGTTGGTTGCGGCTATTACTATAACCTCGCCCCTGGATTGCAGTCCGTCCATGAGCGCCAAGAGCTGGGCAACGACCCTCCGCTCAACCTGCTTCTCACTGCCCATCTCCTCCCTCTTCGGCGCAATGGCATCTATCTCGTCAATGAAGATTATGGCCGGGGCGTGTTTTTCGGCATCCTCAAACACAGCCCTTAGCCGGGCTTCGCTTTCTCCGTAAAACTTCCCCATTATCTCAGGACCGCTTATGCTGCTGAAATACGCCTCGGTTTCGTTAGCAACAGCACGGGCAATCAGGGTCTTGCCTGTGCCTGGCGGGCCATAGAGAAAAACCCCTTTTGGGGGATCAACCCCAAGTCTTTCAAAGACCTGGGGATACTTGAGGGGTAGTTCTATCATCTCCCTGATTCTCCGAATCTGGTTGCCAAGCCCGCCTATATCTTCATATGAGACCTTGACCGCCTTGAACTTGTCAGACCCCTTTTCCTCTATCTTTATCACAGTGCTTGCACTTACGGTGACTACGCCGGAGGGAATTACGCCCACCACCTTGAAGTCATATGCCCTTGCCCCGAAAAAACTGACCCTTAACCTGTCGCCCTCGGTCACCGGAAGCCCCTCGATAAGAGAGCCTATATACCTGACATCCTTTGCCCTCTGTACCGGGTGAAGATGGGTCATTGGAGAGAGCGTAATCTTCTGCGCAGGACTGGCAAGCACTTTCCGTATCTTTACCTTCTCGCCCAGCCCTATCTGGGCGTTTTCCCTTGTTATGCCGTCTATCTGAACAATCCCCTTTGCCCTTTCCTCTGGGTAGCAGGGCATTACCCTGGCCGAGGTCATTGCCTTGCCGATTAGCTCCACGATATCCCCTGCCCCGGCCTCGATGCTTTTCATATCCTCAGGGTCTATCCGCGCTATAGCCCTACCTACATCCTTAGTAAGTGCCTCTTTTGCCTTTAAGGTCAGAGTATTTTCTTTCTTCATCTCAGCCTTCTCTTTCTTCATGGCTCAATCGGCAATGAGCTCATTGCCGAGGTTTCTGAGCGCATCAGGCCCTTTTACTTCGTGGGGCTGAAGCAGGAGAACCGTTGTGCTTAAATCGCCGAATTGTTCCTGAAGCTCCCTAATATATTTGCCCTGTACCTGTCTCCTTGACCGACAGAGCCTGCACTCACCCTCCGGAACGACATTGTTGATGACAAGCTTGTTCACATTCACCTTGTATTGTCTCAGACTGTTTATTAGCCTTCGGGTCTCTTTGACCGCCATATCTTCTGGTATGGTCACGACAACAAACTCGCACCTCTCTGGGTCGCTCAGGAGGGACCTTATTTTACTGACGGTTTTTTTCATGGACACAAGGAAATCGTCAGCGCTGTCGGGACTATACCTGCCCGCAAAACTTGAGACCATATACCTGTATTTCCATCTCATCTTCGACATGACCTTTATCCAGTCATCCAAAAGCTCCGGCAAGCCCATGAGCCTAAGGGCATGGCCTGTAGGAGCCGTATCCACTATATACTTGTTAAATCCGCCATCCTCTATTAATTCCACAATCTTCTTAAGCCCCATTACCTCGTCTATGCCGGGTATGGGTAGTCCAAGTAAGGATTCTATGTCCTCTGTGTCCAGATAAGTGCTCGTGTCAAAGAGTTTTTCAAGTTCATCGTAATACTGCATTTTGAAATCCCCAAGCGCCTTTTCAGCGCTTATCTCTATAGCACTTAAGTTA is a window encoding:
- a CDS encoding gas vesicle protein GvpG — encoded protein: MFLIDNLLLLPFKGLVGVFRKVNEIAERELSDADLIREKLMQLQLRFELDEISAEEYERQERQLMEHLDAIDDE
- a CDS encoding GvpL/GvpF family gas vesicle protein — encoded protein: MQKKAKYIYCIAQTALQRNFGPIGIGGRGDEVITEGCGDLSMVVSNTTETRYAVSRDNVLAHERVVEEVMKEFTVLPVRFCTIAPSTGKIQNLLETRQREFKCLLKDMDYKVELSVKSVWKNMDTVFKEILKENREIQCLKEKLQNDSGRKNTEAKIAIGGMVEQALERKKNREAEAVLAVLKKAAVDYRVNRTYGGGMFLNAAFLVDKGREKEFDNLMEDIGKMYEGRVKFLYVGNIPPYNFANITIHPEEWEV
- a CDS encoding GvpL/GvpF family gas vesicle protein produces the protein MEGKYIYGIIESTEGKVFNSDREVYAIPHQDISAVVSDSEIVDYNTLTKDIVARHLLRHQQVMEGIMDSCTVIPVKLGTYALNTQEVEELLFGGYGAFKRAFRELGNRIEMEVTAVCSDLDSAIKEIGNGREVKELKEQLMSRPGGTSLEERIKIGRFIKNLWDRERERLASEIEDNLSEAALTEAEPELFLKRHALADEGMITNAAFLIDRGKRSEFERRLDALSELYAGKINFRCVGPLPAYSFYTAEVRKVCIEEVNQAKKILCLKSDALTENSVKKAYRNLAPLYHPDVNQGRPEAESRFTEINRAYKLLIEYCLLKQSGGITGTAQDFIAVRMGR
- a CDS encoding CDC48 family AAA ATPase — translated: MKKENTLTLKAKEALTKDVGRAIARIDPEDMKSIEAGAGDIVELIGKAMTSARVMPCYPEERAKGIVQIDGITRENAQIGLGEKVKIRKVLASPAQKITLSPMTHLHPVQRAKDVRYIGSLIEGLPVTEGDRLRVSFFGARAYDFKVVGVIPSGVVTVSASTVIKIEEKGSDKFKAVKVSYEDIGGLGNQIRRIREMIELPLKYPQVFERLGVDPPKGVFLYGPPGTGKTLIARAVANETEAYFSSISGPEIMGKFYGESEARLRAVFEDAEKHAPAIIFIDEIDAIAPKREEMGSEKQVERRVVAQLLALMDGLQSRGEVIVIAATNIPNVIDPALRRPGRFDREISIPIPDKNGRLEILNIHTRSMPFAEDVDIGKLAEITHGFVGADLEALVREAAMSALRKIIPEIDFEMADIPYETLMGLQVTMDNFIEAMKEVEPSAIREVFVEVPDVKWTDVGGLEDIRQELKEAVEWPLKYPEMFKTAGTNPPKGIMLYGVPGTGKTLIAKAVANESGVNFIAVKGPSLISKYIGESEKAIREIFKKAKQASPTILFFDEIDSLVPRREAGIADAHVTERVISQFLTEMDGIEELKGVLVLAATNRLDIIDPALLRSGRFDLLLELPVPDAETRLKIFEIHTRGKPMDKDIDLHEMAERTNDMVGSDISFICRKASILAIREHINQGAGELLISKRHFEEAVKLLREQAERY
- a CDS encoding ArsA family ATPase; this encodes MPLIGLMKPSLKLILFGGKGGVGKTTCASASGLYMGGHGLNTLLISTDPAHSLSDSLQRDVGHEVTRLEGVNNLSAIEISAEKALGDFKMQYYDELEKLFDTSTYLDTEDIESLLGLPIPGIDEVMGLKKIVELIEDGGFNKYIVDTAPTGHALRLMGLPELLDDWIKVMSKMRWKYRYMVSSFAGRYSPDSADDFLVSMKKTVSKIRSLLSDPERCEFVVVTIPEDMAVKETRRLINSLRQYKVNVNKLVINNVVPEGECRLCRSRRQVQGKYIRELQEQFGDLSTTVLLLQPHEVKGPDALRNLGNELIAD